A window from Calditrichota bacterium encodes these proteins:
- a CDS encoding copper-translocating P-type ATPase: protein MSCAACVKAVERALAAVEGVQRVVVNLGSEQAQVAFEADRVRTSTLVQAVEAAGYGVELEEMVVRVGGMSCAMCARTIEHALGGVPGVVAATVNLGAETAHVTVVRGQVSARDVQEAIEGAGYQYLGLQEAAGAPPEEVAVHKELADRRRRFVVGFAVAALLMVAMHLPMLRSLPLGYLMLLVAAPSFVYVSAPIFRAAGRALRHRLLDMNVMYAMGMGIAFLASLLATFHVLSHEFLFYETALMLASFLTLGRYLEARAKSKTSGAIKKLMALRPRTATVLRDGTQVEIPVEEVQVGDILVAKPGERLAVDGVVMEGGSFVDESMVTGEPLPVFKGPGDKVVAGTLNTNSVLRYQAERVGRSTLLAQIVQLVERTQASKPPVQRLADRVVGVFIPVVLTVAVLAFAVWYVLLGQPLLFSLTVLISVLVIACPCALGLATPTAVTAGVGRGAELGVLIKSAEVLEVAPRVTAVVLDKTGTLTRGQPVVTGVKGFGASENEILAIAAAVEQNSRHPLAQAILAKAAERGVVVEEVEGLNTLGGKGLTGTLRGKRVAVGNRALMAELGISVPDQVAQELARAESKGQTTTVVAVGERVVGLMAIADPLKPTSREAVSALRRMGLRVVMLTGDTARVAHEVATEAGIEEVAAEVLPQEKAAKVKELQGQGEVVAFVGDGINDAPAMAQADVGIAIGGGTDIAVEAGDIVLMKDDLLDAVAALQLSRKVMQRIRQNLFWAFAYNTVLIPVAAGALWPVLHLTVRPELAGLAMALSSVTVVTLSLTLRAYVPPVKRAAARLP, encoded by the coding sequence ATGAGCTGTGCCGCCTGCGTGAAGGCCGTCGAAAGGGCCTTGGCCGCGGTTGAGGGCGTGCAGCGAGTGGTGGTGAACCTAGGGAGCGAACAGGCCCAGGTGGCCTTCGAGGCCGACCGCGTGCGCACAAGCACCTTGGTGCAGGCGGTGGAGGCAGCAGGCTACGGCGTGGAGCTCGAAGAGATGGTGGTAAGAGTGGGCGGGATGAGCTGTGCCATGTGTGCGCGCACCATCGAGCATGCGCTCGGCGGTGTGCCGGGCGTCGTTGCCGCCACGGTGAACCTTGGTGCCGAGACTGCGCACGTCACCGTGGTGCGCGGCCAAGTCTCCGCGCGCGATGTGCAGGAGGCCATCGAGGGCGCCGGCTATCAGTACTTAGGTCTGCAGGAGGCTGCAGGTGCGCCTCCTGAGGAAGTGGCGGTGCACAAGGAGCTGGCCGATAGGCGCCGCCGCTTCGTGGTTGGCTTTGCCGTGGCCGCCTTGCTGATGGTGGCCATGCACCTGCCGATGCTCCGCTCCTTGCCCCTTGGGTACTTGATGCTGCTGGTGGCGGCGCCTTCGTTCGTCTACGTGAGCGCCCCCATTTTCCGCGCTGCAGGACGAGCCCTGCGCCACCGTCTGCTGGACATGAACGTGATGTACGCCATGGGCATGGGCATCGCCTTTCTGGCCAGCCTGTTGGCGACGTTTCACGTTTTGTCGCACGAATTCCTTTTCTACGAAACGGCCCTCATGCTGGCGTCGTTCCTCACTTTGGGGCGCTATCTGGAGGCACGGGCAAAGAGTAAGACCTCAGGGGCCATAAAAAAGCTCATGGCCCTCCGTCCGCGTACCGCCACCGTGCTCAGGGACGGAACGCAGGTGGAGATTCCGGTCGAGGAAGTGCAGGTGGGCGACATCCTCGTGGCCAAACCTGGCGAGCGGCTGGCCGTGGACGGCGTGGTGATGGAAGGCGGCAGCTTTGTCGACGAGTCAATGGTCACTGGCGAGCCGCTGCCCGTTTTCAAGGGGCCTGGTGATAAAGTGGTGGCCGGCACGTTGAACACCAACAGCGTCCTTCGCTACCAGGCCGAGAGGGTGGGTCGGTCGACCTTGCTGGCGCAGATCGTGCAACTGGTGGAGAGGACGCAGGCCAGCAAGCCACCGGTTCAGCGGCTGGCAGACCGCGTGGTGGGGGTGTTTATTCCGGTGGTGCTCACCGTGGCCGTGCTGGCGTTTGCCGTCTGGTACGTGCTTTTGGGCCAACCGCTCCTCTTTTCCCTCACCGTCCTCATTTCCGTGCTGGTGATTGCCTGTCCTTGCGCGCTCGGCTTGGCCACGCCCACTGCCGTCACCGCAGGCGTGGGCCGCGGAGCTGAGCTCGGGGTGCTCATCAAGAGCGCCGAGGTCCTGGAGGTGGCGCCTCGGGTGACCGCCGTTGTGCTGGACAAGACCGGCACCTTGACCCGTGGACAACCTGTCGTGACTGGAGTGAAAGGCTTTGGCGCATCTGAGAACGAGATCCTGGCAATTGCTGCGGCAGTGGAGCAGAACAGCCGCCATCCCCTGGCGCAGGCGATACTGGCCAAAGCGGCGGAACGGGGGGTCGTTGTCGAAGAGGTCGAAGGCTTGAACACACTTGGGGGCAAGGGGTTGACCGGGACACTTCGCGGCAAGCGGGTGGCGGTGGGCAACCGTGCCTTGATGGCAGAGCTGGGCATCTCGGTGCCAGACCAGGTAGCCCAAGAGCTTGCGCGGGCAGAAAGCAAAGGCCAGACGACCACCGTTGTGGCAGTCGGCGAGCGAGTGGTGGGCCTCATGGCCATTGCCGACCCGCTCAAGCCCACCAGCAGAGAAGCTGTGAGTGCCCTGCGCCGCATGGGCCTGCGGGTGGTGATGTTGACCGGCGACACTGCCCGCGTCGCCCACGAGGTCGCCACAGAGGCTGGTATCGAAGAGGTGGCAGCGGAAGTGCTGCCCCAAGAGAAGGCGGCAAAGGTGAAGGAACTGCAGGGGCAGGGCGAGGTGGTGGCTTTTGTCGGCGATGGCATCAACGATGCCCCTGCCATGGCCCAGGCCGACGTGGGCATCGCCATCGGGGGCGGCACCGACATCGCCGTCGAGGCGGGCGATATCGTCCTCATGAAGGACGACCTCTTGGACGCCGTTGCCGCCCTGCAGCTGAGCAGGAAGGTTATGCAGCGCATTCGGCAGAACCTCTTCTGGGCTTTTGCCTACAACACCGTGCTTATCCCCGTGGCGGCAGGGGCACTCTGGCCGGTGCTGCACCTCACCGTGCGGCCAGAGCTGGCTGGTCTGGCCATGGCGCTAAGCTCGGTGACGGTGGTCACTCTGTCGCTCACGCTCAGGGCCTACGTGCCGCCGGTGAAGCGCGCCGCGGCCCGCCTGCCTTAG
- a CDS encoding mechanosensitive ion channel family protein, whose amino-acid sequence MISDIKLIGNITVFGLVGALLVLLGALTGAKLASLALRRSLREKVAGHHLDVLAKVVYYLIVAAGVMWSLSLLGVGLSGLMVAGGVAGLVLGFASQQIVGNLISGVFLIVERPIKIGDQVHIEGISGFVEDIRMISTTIRTYDGLVVRVPNEKVFTSNITNFVALGCRRIDYNVSIRYQDDAEQAMAIIKRVLEEHPYVLVEPAPQVFVDNLGDDGVELVVRFWAPIATWYATRTELLWPIKKALEEKGIEIPFPQRVVWFAEDQEQAVEKANRSGRRRWRS is encoded by the coding sequence ATGATCAGCGACATCAAGCTTATTGGCAACATCACTGTGTTTGGTTTGGTGGGCGCGCTCCTCGTCCTGTTGGGCGCGCTGACCGGAGCCAAGCTCGCCTCCCTCGCTCTGCGTCGCTCGCTCCGCGAGAAGGTGGCCGGCCACCACCTGGACGTGCTCGCCAAGGTGGTCTACTACCTCATCGTTGCGGCGGGCGTGATGTGGTCCCTCTCTCTGTTGGGGGTAGGCCTTTCCGGTCTGATGGTCGCTGGCGGGGTGGCAGGACTCGTCCTCGGCTTCGCCAGCCAGCAGATCGTGGGTAACCTCATCTCCGGCGTCTTTCTCATTGTGGAGCGCCCCATCAAGATCGGTGACCAGGTGCACATTGAGGGGATCTCCGGCTTTGTGGAAGACATCCGGATGATTTCCACCACCATCCGCACTTACGACGGCCTGGTGGTGCGTGTGCCGAATGAGAAGGTGTTCACTTCCAACATTACCAACTTCGTGGCTCTGGGCTGTCGGCGGATTGACTACAACGTGTCGATCCGTTACCAGGACGATGCCGAGCAAGCGATGGCCATCATCAAGCGGGTCCTGGAAGAGCACCCGTATGTTCTGGTCGAACCGGCGCCGCAAGTGTTCGTGGACAACCTTGGCGACGACGGCGTGGAGTTAGTGGTGCGCTTCTGGGCGCCAATTGCCACCTGGTACGCAACACGGACTGAGCTGCTTTGGCCCATCAAGAAGGCACTAGAGGAGAAGGGAATCGAGATTCCGTTCCCACAACGCGTCGTGTGGTTTGCAGAAGATCAAGAACAGGCAGTTGAAAAGGCGAATCGCTCTGGCAGGCGACGGTGGCGGAGTTAA
- a CDS encoding DUF432 domain-containing protein has product MEVESAEVHLRAVREGDALHYWRKGRCGAAEKLVVTGSNRLIVNPVEPVNLPQNISPALLVHLAKAVHVEPKGGITIFVTFPIEVGVFLAAHREMEMLDVFSVVPSKFALYGPLGKGLVCRFWQSDISFAPPAVNPLYFGIIELTADNATSKWAEIRRVVFSAHGMKIYFNETMVAMRAEMRITAPGVAETRFLDSPLVEGMKKSLEVYRARRLSSTAKFVMDHGL; this is encoded by the coding sequence ATGGAAGTGGAGAGTGCAGAAGTGCACCTCCGCGCTGTGCGCGAGGGCGACGCGCTCCACTATTGGCGAAAAGGGAGATGTGGCGCCGCCGAGAAACTGGTAGTAACCGGGAGTAACCGCCTCATCGTCAACCCGGTGGAGCCGGTCAATCTGCCGCAGAACATTTCTCCCGCCTTGTTGGTTCATTTGGCCAAGGCAGTGCACGTCGAGCCCAAAGGGGGCATCACCATTTTCGTCACGTTTCCCATCGAGGTGGGCGTATTTCTAGCTGCCCATCGGGAAATGGAAATGTTGGATGTCTTCTCGGTGGTGCCCAGCAAGTTTGCCCTGTATGGGCCACTTGGCAAAGGCCTGGTGTGCAGGTTTTGGCAAAGTGACATCAGTTTTGCGCCACCAGCAGTGAATCCTCTCTACTTCGGGATCATCGAACTTACGGCTGACAACGCCACTTCCAAGTGGGCGGAGATACGCAGGGTGGTGTTCAGCGCGCATGGCATGAAGATCTATTTCAACGAAACCATGGTAGCCATGCGTGCGGAGATGAGGATCACGGCTCCCGGCGTGGCCGAGACGCGTTTCTTGGACAGCCCGCTCGTGGAGGGAATGAAAAAGTCCCTGGAAGTGTACAGGGCACGAAGGCTTTCTTCGACTGCCAAGTTTGTTATGGACCACGGCTTATGA
- the corA gene encoding magnesium/cobalt transporter CorA, which produces MTKRAAKRSSKIGLPPGTLVHIGEQKVAEVTVDMWDYNRRTCVVHRSVHLSQAGPPRPGLCRWVTVTGLQDTEILEGIGRQWGIHPLVLEDVANTSQRPKVDLFDEYVFLVLRLVDHGREVGLGSDQVSLILCERGVLTFVERPTDVFGPVIERLGNSKGRLRNSGPDYLFYALVDVLIDRHFLVLEKVAEDIEALTEKVLHDVGPSPIQEIHSLKTDLLNLRKEVWPLREVIGVLARGEAPLVTEATTVYFRDAYDHTIQIADSIESYREMATSLLEIYLSSLNNRMNEVMKMLTIIATVFIPLSFIAGIYGMNFPHMPELQWRWGYPAVLALMAVVAGVMLLHFRRRHWL; this is translated from the coding sequence ATGACAAAACGCGCCGCTAAGCGGTCCAGCAAGATCGGCCTTCCTCCTGGTACGCTCGTCCACATCGGCGAACAGAAGGTAGCCGAGGTCACGGTGGACATGTGGGACTACAACCGGAGGACCTGTGTGGTGCACCGCTCGGTGCACCTGTCCCAGGCTGGCCCGCCGCGGCCAGGTCTCTGCCGCTGGGTGACGGTCACCGGCCTGCAGGATACCGAGATTCTGGAGGGGATCGGCCGACAGTGGGGCATCCATCCCTTGGTGCTCGAAGATGTGGCCAACACAAGCCAGAGGCCAAAGGTCGACCTTTTCGACGAGTACGTGTTTCTGGTGCTGAGGCTTGTGGACCACGGCAGGGAAGTCGGGTTGGGCAGCGACCAGGTCAGCCTCATTCTCTGTGAGCGAGGAGTGCTCACCTTTGTCGAGCGTCCCACCGACGTGTTCGGCCCCGTGATCGAGCGCCTGGGAAACAGCAAAGGGAGGCTCCGTAACTCGGGGCCCGACTACCTCTTCTACGCTCTGGTGGACGTGCTGATAGACCGACACTTTCTCGTCCTGGAGAAGGTGGCGGAGGATATCGAGGCCCTCACTGAGAAGGTACTGCATGATGTGGGGCCTTCGCCCATCCAGGAGATTCATAGCCTGAAGACGGACTTGCTCAACCTGCGCAAGGAAGTGTGGCCCCTGCGCGAGGTGATCGGCGTGCTTGCCCGCGGCGAAGCGCCCTTGGTGACCGAGGCGACCACTGTGTACTTCCGAGACGCCTACGACCACACCATCCAAATCGCCGACAGCATAGAGAGCTACCGCGAGATGGCGACCAGCCTCCTGGAAATCTATCTCTCCTCACTCAATAACCGCATGAACGAAGTGATGAAGATGCTCACCATCATCGCCACGGTGTTTATCCCCTTGTCCTTTATTGCCGGAATCTACGGGATGAATTTTCCCCACATGCCGGAGCTGCAGTGGCGATGGGGGTACCCGGCGGTGCTGGCTCTGATGGCGGTGGTAGCCGGCGTCATGCTGCTCCATTTCCGGCGCCGCCATTGGCTGTGA
- a CDS encoding PP2C family protein-serine/threonine phosphatase gives MAEPKTFYRELDAILGKIRIGKRGQNFLAQILGELTERFGEALQFSASHLYELRGNEFVLVKSYRAALGRQVAPRLPADDEAVRRILTNGSFIFDDPTLAQHFEVGPGGGQYIIPAGIYVHSTERRWLFIFDLRSGWVREEVLLFLNSVRTALNYRLFAETMNTELQQAAQIQQTLLPKDVPRVQGYEIAGCSRPAELVGGDFYDFFQFDEDSFGVAVGDASGHGLVAALLTRDVVVGLRMGLAKEMRIAHTVEKLNQVMQAAAYPTTFVSLFIGEVEWDGHFFYVNAGHPAPFIVGDGEIRDLPATGVPLGFVPQLHVNRAYAYLEKGSVLVLYSDGIIERVSCDGEQFGLPRLKQLVREQRAMRAEQILKVVFEQVFEFGARAPWEDDATLVIIKRTE, from the coding sequence ATGGCCGAACCCAAGACTTTCTACCGCGAGTTAGACGCCATCCTCGGCAAGATTCGCATCGGCAAGCGAGGGCAGAACTTCCTGGCCCAGATTCTGGGGGAGCTCACCGAACGTTTCGGCGAGGCGTTGCAGTTTTCCGCAAGCCACCTGTACGAGCTGCGTGGTAACGAGTTTGTGTTGGTCAAGTCCTATCGCGCCGCGCTCGGCCGGCAGGTGGCTCCTCGCCTTCCGGCCGATGACGAGGCGGTGCGCCGCATCCTGACGAACGGCAGCTTCATTTTTGATGACCCGACGCTGGCCCAGCACTTCGAAGTCGGGCCGGGCGGCGGACAGTACATCATCCCTGCGGGCATCTACGTGCACAGCACTGAGCGGCGGTGGCTGTTCATCTTTGACCTGCGCAGCGGCTGGGTACGTGAGGAAGTGCTTCTCTTCCTCAATTCGGTGCGCACCGCCCTCAACTACCGCTTGTTTGCGGAAACCATGAACACAGAACTGCAGCAGGCTGCACAGATTCAGCAAACCCTCCTTCCGAAGGACGTCCCCCGTGTGCAAGGCTACGAGATCGCCGGCTGCTCCAGACCGGCAGAATTGGTGGGAGGTGACTTTTACGACTTTTTCCAATTTGACGAAGATAGCTTTGGCGTGGCTGTGGGCGATGCCAGTGGCCACGGGCTGGTAGCTGCCCTCCTCACCCGCGACGTGGTGGTCGGCTTGCGCATGGGCTTGGCCAAGGAGATGCGCATTGCCCACACCGTGGAGAAGCTCAATCAGGTCATGCAGGCCGCGGCCTACCCGACGACTTTTGTCTCGCTCTTTATCGGCGAGGTGGAATGGGACGGGCATTTCTTCTACGTCAACGCTGGCCACCCTGCGCCCTTCATCGTGGGCGACGGCGAGATCCGCGACCTCCCTGCCACCGGGGTGCCTCTCGGCTTCGTGCCGCAGTTGCATGTCAATCGTGCCTACGCCTATCTCGAAAAGGGCTCGGTGCTAGTGCTGTACAGCGATGGCATCATTGAGCGGGTGAGCTGCGACGGAGAACAGTTCGGCCTCCCCCGGCTGAAGCAGCTGGTGCGCGAGCAACGAGCTATGAGGGCAGAGCAGATCTTGAAGGTCGTCTTTGAGCAGGTGTTTGAGTTCGGTGCCCGGGCACCGTGGGAGGACGACGCCACGCTGGTAATCATCAAGCGGACCGAATGA
- a CDS encoding DHH family phosphoesterase, which translates to MAQEMAQGALTELDSLFTGQRTLLILTHNNPDPDALASGMALRYLAERRYGLRATLSYEGFVWRAENQALVRELHIRLRKGGARRAHRFDRVAVVDAQPGAGNVQLPAHVTCHLVIDHHARQRRLQAQVALIDREVGATATLLLELIQAAGLPLTADLATGLSYAIRSETQDLGREASPRDVRAYYAVLPLSSARKLARIIHPKLPRAYFAVLARTLARARIFRHVLTANIGEVPGPDVVAEMADMLLRCARVSWALCTGRFGGNLVLSVRASSPRARADKLIKALVPDPRNAGGHDTFAGGLIALDSTEPAKVAAIEERVCREFARRLGYEVTEWKALIADDKA; encoded by the coding sequence ATGGCTCAGGAGATGGCACAGGGAGCGCTGACCGAACTGGATAGTCTCTTCACCGGACAGAGGACGCTGCTCATCCTGACGCACAACAACCCGGACCCCGACGCGCTGGCAAGCGGCATGGCACTGCGCTACTTGGCTGAGCGGCGGTATGGTCTGCGGGCCACGCTTTCCTACGAAGGCTTCGTCTGGCGAGCTGAGAACCAGGCGTTAGTGCGGGAACTGCACATTCGCCTCAGGAAGGGTGGGGCGCGCCGGGCGCACCGCTTTGACCGAGTGGCGGTGGTCGACGCGCAGCCGGGAGCCGGCAACGTGCAACTGCCCGCCCACGTGACCTGCCACCTGGTCATTGACCACCATGCCCGCCAGCGGCGATTGCAGGCCCAGGTTGCCCTCATCGACCGCGAGGTAGGGGCCACTGCCACTCTGTTGTTGGAGCTTATCCAGGCGGCGGGTCTGCCGCTGACTGCCGATCTTGCCACCGGATTGAGCTATGCGATTCGCTCGGAGACGCAGGATCTGGGCCGCGAGGCTTCGCCTCGGGACGTGCGCGCCTACTATGCGGTCCTGCCGCTGTCCAGTGCCCGCAAACTGGCGCGCATCATTCACCCAAAGCTGCCGCGCGCCTACTTTGCCGTATTGGCACGCACCTTAGCGCGCGCTCGCATCTTTCGCCACGTCCTCACGGCCAACATAGGGGAGGTGCCTGGGCCGGACGTGGTCGCCGAGATGGCAGATATGCTGCTCCGCTGTGCGCGCGTGAGCTGGGCGCTGTGCACCGGCCGGTTTGGCGGTAACCTTGTGCTGTCGGTGCGTGCCTCCTCGCCACGCGCCCGCGCAGACAAGCTGATCAAGGCGCTGGTGCCGGATCCTCGCAACGCAGGGGGGCACGACACCTTCGCCGGCGGGCTCATTGCCTTGGACTCGACTGAACCGGCCAAGGTCGCGGCGATCGAGGAGCGGGTGTGCCGTGAATTTGCCCGCCGTCTGGGCTACGAGGTCACCGAATGGAAGGCGCTCATTGCGGATGACAAGGCCTGA
- the glgP gene encoding alpha-glucan family phosphorylase has translation MAKEVVAYFSMEVGLEQEIPTYSGGLGVLAGDTIRSAAAMRVPLVAVTLLHRKGYFRQELDDQGRQVERPVVWDVESHLVETKARVPLTIEGRTVYVRAWKYVVCGASGFGVPVYFLDTDLPENSDWDRTLTHYLYGGDAYYRLCQEAVLGIAGVRILRALGHQHVIRYHMNEGHAALLTLELLADRMRQQGKDRPDEEDIDAVRRLCVFTTHTPVPAGHDKFDLGLVQRVLGAHETMRFPELYSHEGVLNMTFLALNLSHYINGVAKRHQEVSRHMFAQYSIDSITNGVDVAMWASAPFQELFDAYIPGWRDDSFSLRYALSIPRARIWEAHMAIKRRLIDRVNEETGAGMTYEAFTLGFARRATAYKRADLIFRDTARLRQIAAKAGPLQIIFAGKAHPRDEEGKQLIMRIFRAKEELKDAIRIAYLPNYEIELAKLMVAGVDVWLNTPIPPLEASGTSGMKAAVNGVPSLSILDGWWIEGCIEGKTGWAIGCPVLDTSVPNNPDADAAALYDKLEKVVMPLFYKKRKDFQEVMAHAIALNGSFFNTQRMVLQYVQKAYFL, from the coding sequence ATGGCAAAGGAAGTCGTCGCGTACTTTTCAATGGAAGTCGGTCTGGAGCAGGAGATCCCCACTTACAGCGGCGGCTTGGGCGTACTGGCGGGCGATACCATTCGCTCCGCAGCGGCCATGCGCGTACCTCTGGTGGCGGTCACCCTTCTCCACCGCAAAGGCTACTTCCGGCAGGAGTTGGATGACCAGGGCCGCCAGGTGGAACGACCCGTGGTGTGGGATGTGGAGAGCCACTTAGTGGAGACCAAGGCGCGCGTTCCCCTCACCATCGAGGGGCGGACGGTGTATGTGCGCGCTTGGAAGTATGTGGTCTGTGGCGCCAGTGGCTTTGGCGTGCCGGTCTACTTCTTGGACACGGACCTGCCGGAGAACAGCGACTGGGATCGCACGCTGACCCACTATCTCTATGGTGGCGATGCGTACTATCGGCTGTGCCAGGAGGCGGTGCTGGGGATCGCTGGGGTGCGCATCTTGCGCGCCCTGGGCCACCAGCACGTCATCCGCTACCACATGAACGAGGGGCACGCTGCACTCCTGACCTTGGAACTGCTGGCTGACCGCATGCGCCAACAGGGCAAGGACCGTCCCGATGAGGAAGACATCGATGCCGTGCGGCGCCTATGCGTGTTTACCACGCACACGCCGGTTCCGGCTGGCCACGACAAGTTCGACCTTGGCCTGGTGCAGCGCGTGCTGGGCGCGCATGAGACTATGCGCTTCCCAGAGCTCTACTCGCACGAGGGCGTGCTGAACATGACCTTCTTGGCATTGAACCTCAGCCACTACATCAATGGCGTGGCCAAGCGGCACCAGGAGGTCTCTCGCCACATGTTCGCCCAATACAGCATCGACTCCATCACCAACGGGGTGGATGTGGCCATGTGGGCCTCTGCACCGTTTCAGGAGCTCTTCGACGCCTACATCCCTGGCTGGCGGGACGATAGCTTCAGCCTTCGCTATGCGCTCAGCATCCCGCGGGCGCGCATTTGGGAGGCGCACATGGCCATCAAGCGGCGGCTCATCGACCGGGTGAACGAAGAGACTGGCGCAGGCATGACCTACGAAGCCTTTACCTTGGGTTTCGCCCGCAGGGCTACGGCTTACAAGCGGGCTGACCTCATCTTCCGCGACACGGCCCGTCTACGGCAGATCGCCGCGAAGGCTGGCCCACTGCAAATCATCTTCGCCGGCAAGGCTCACCCGCGCGATGAAGAGGGCAAGCAGCTCATCATGCGCATCTTTCGGGCAAAGGAAGAGCTCAAGGACGCCATTCGCATCGCTTACCTGCCCAACTATGAGATCGAGCTTGCCAAGCTCATGGTGGCCGGCGTGGATGTGTGGCTCAACACGCCCATTCCGCCCTTGGAGGCATCTGGCACCAGCGGCATGAAGGCTGCCGTCAACGGTGTGCCGTCGCTGAGCATTCTGGACGGCTGGTGGATCGAGGGGTGTATTGAGGGGAAGACTGGGTGGGCCATCGGCTGCCCCGTCCTGGATACCAGCGTGCCGAACAATCCAGACGCCGACGCTGCCGCATTGTACGACAAGCTGGAAAAGGTGGTGATGCCTCTGTTCTACAAGAAGCGCAAAGACTTTCAGGAGGTGATGGCGCACGCCATTGCCTTGAACGGCTCGTTTTTCAACACCCAGCGCATGGTTCTGCAATACGTCCAGAAGGCGTATTTTCTGTAG
- the lpdA gene encoding dihydrolipoyl dehydrogenase — protein MQETHTQVAVIGGGPGGYAAAFLAADLGLQVTLIDPERNPGGVCLHRGCIPSKALLHVAKTIRLAMEAGEWGVEFAPPAVDIDKIRAWKDGVVEKLTAGLGILTRQRKIRYLQGVATLKSAHSLQVKTVAGGSEELTFDYAILATGSRSATVPALRLDSPRVWDSTAALELRWLPKTLLVVGGGYIGLELGSVYAALGSRVSVVEMMPDLLPGTDKDLVAAFKKSAEKLFEAIMLQTTVARMRETEAGIEVAFEGNSAPQAEVTYEAVLVAVGRKPNSEGLGLENTKVQVDKGGFLVVDQQRRTAEPSLFAIGDLVGGPMLAHKASHEGRVAAEVIAGGDVSFDPRAIPAVVYIDPEIAYCGLTEAQAAATQRPVQVAKFPWAASGRALTMGRSDGLTKLLIDPATEKVLGMGLVGPEAGELIAEGVVAMEMGASAADLAKSIHPHPTLSETIMEAAEVFYGLSTHIYRPRRK, from the coding sequence ATGCAAGAGACACACACGCAGGTGGCAGTTATAGGCGGAGGACCAGGGGGCTACGCTGCGGCCTTTTTGGCTGCGGACCTCGGACTGCAGGTGACCCTCATCGACCCTGAGCGCAATCCGGGCGGAGTGTGCCTGCACCGGGGCTGCATTCCTTCCAAGGCGCTCCTGCATGTGGCCAAGACCATTCGTCTTGCCATGGAGGCAGGAGAGTGGGGGGTGGAGTTTGCACCACCTGCGGTGGATATCGACAAGATTCGCGCTTGGAAAGACGGCGTGGTGGAGAAGCTGACCGCCGGCCTCGGCATATTGACCAGGCAGCGCAAGATCCGCTACCTGCAGGGGGTGGCCACATTGAAAAGCGCCCACAGTTTGCAGGTGAAGACCGTAGCCGGCGGCAGCGAAGAGCTCACGTTCGACTATGCAATCCTGGCCACTGGTTCGCGTTCGGCGACCGTGCCGGCCTTGCGCCTGGACTCGCCCCGCGTATGGGATTCGACCGCCGCCTTGGAGCTGCGCTGGCTGCCGAAGACGCTCCTTGTAGTGGGAGGCGGCTACATCGGGCTGGAGTTGGGAAGTGTCTACGCTGCCTTGGGGAGCCGGGTATCGGTGGTGGAGATGATGCCGGACCTGTTGCCGGGCACGGACAAGGACCTTGTGGCAGCCTTCAAGAAGAGTGCAGAGAAGCTCTTTGAGGCGATCATGCTCCAGACCACCGTTGCCCGCATGCGCGAGACGGAGGCTGGCATCGAAGTGGCCTTCGAGGGGAACAGCGCGCCGCAGGCGGAGGTCACGTACGAGGCGGTGCTGGTCGCCGTGGGCAGAAAGCCGAACTCCGAGGGGCTTGGCCTGGAGAACACGAAGGTCCAGGTGGATAAGGGTGGCTTTTTGGTGGTCGACCAGCAGCGGCGCACGGCTGAGCCGTCGCTCTTTGCCATAGGCGACCTGGTTGGCGGTCCGATGTTGGCGCACAAGGCCTCGCACGAGGGGCGCGTGGCCGCCGAAGTCATCGCCGGGGGGGACGTCAGCTTTGACCCGCGCGCCATCCCCGCAGTGGTGTACATTGATCCAGAGATCGCCTACTGTGGCCTCACCGAGGCGCAAGCGGCCGCGACGCAGCGCCCCGTGCAGGTGGCCAAGTTCCCCTGGGCCGCATCGGGACGCGCGCTCACCATGGGGAGGAGCGATGGTCTGACCAAGCTCCTCATCGATCCAGCCACGGAAAAGGTGCTCGGCATGGGGTTGGTAGGCCCTGAGGCGGGCGAGCTCATTGCCGAGGGCGTGGTTGCCATGGAAATGGGCGCCTCGGCAGCGGATCTTGCCAAGTCCATCCACCCACATCCAACGCTTTCGGAGACGATCATGGAGGCGGCCGAGGTGTTCTATGGCCTGAGCACCCACATCTATCGCCCGCGCCGCAAGTAG